GGATGTGCAGGTCGGCACGCGCCAGGATGCGGTGCTTGATCTCCTCGGTGACATGACCGTGGAACACCACGTGTCCGGACACCCCGAGATCCTCGGCGTGCCGTCGTAACCGCTCGGACCACCACCCGTCACCGATGATGTCGAGGTAGGTCTCCGGATGCCGGGGAAGGACACTGGCCAGGGCATCCATGGCGTGCTCGATCTGCTTGTGCGGCACCAGACGCGAGAGGGTGACCAGATGGAACCGTCCTTCGTCCCGCGCGTCACCGGTCGTGACGGAGTCAGGGACATCGACACCGTTACGGATCACCGTGATCCGCCCACGATCCACTCCGAGGTCCACGAGCTCCTCCGCGCTCGGCTCCGACACCGTCACATAGGGCGTGCTCCGGTGAATCCACGGGGACAGACGCGACTCGATGAACCAGCCGATCCGCGACAGCACGGGTCCGGCGACCGGCCACTGTTCACGGTGGCAGTGGTGGGTCAGCAGGACGGCGCGCGCACCGCCACGTCCTGCCCCGACGATCATGCGCGCGAAGAACGGCACACCATTCTGCGTATCGACCACCACGTCCGGACGCTCGCTCCGCAGCATGTACCACCATGCCCGCGGGTACACCGTCAGAGCGCCACCTCCGCGACTGTAGTGGACCCCGTTACGCTGCTCCGACGGCGCCGACC
The genomic region above belongs to Corynebacterium glyciniphilum AJ 3170 and contains:
- a CDS encoding glycosyltransferase family 4 protein, which encodes MKVLLLCWRDSGHPEGGGSEVYLERVAEYLARQGHTVTFRTARYPGSAPSEQRNGVHYSRGGGALTVYPRAWWYMLRSERPDVVVDTQNGVPFFARMIVGAGRGGARAVLLTHHCHREQWPVAGPVLSRIGWFIESRLSPWIHRSTPYVTVSEPSAEELVDLGVDRGRITVIRNGVDVPDSVTTGDARDEGRFHLVTLSRLVPHKQIEHAMDALASVLPRHPETYLDIIGDGWWSERLRRHAEDLGVSGHVVFHGHVTEEIKHRILARADLHILPSRKEGWGLAVIEAGLHGVPTLGYRSSAGLRDSVVDGVTGVLVNSEGGLINTLGQLLEDPSRLATLGAAAQERAGTFSWQRTGAAWEELLTGLME